A portion of the Meleagris gallopavo isolate NT-WF06-2002-E0010 breed Aviagen turkey brand Nicholas breeding stock chromosome 16, Turkey_5.1, whole genome shotgun sequence genome contains these proteins:
- the IL21R gene encoding interleukin-21 receptor isoform X1: MYHSFGTALLLNVLQGRELVIRHCKQMLQCEEASHLQGTVPMGQLGHPIRTKMRNKLWLQSISFFLLFQCTTCHENLTCFVDYVQTLSCLLRNDLGASLYNITATWVDEDNPENTVAACSLLELSRSTNHTEYICTVDMTELLADIKVQVDVTEIADRQHMISRSFYMRENIRPQPPFNLTAVFTEGYNISWETIYQNPLFYFLNEELEYQLRYKRRVDTWETQKIKSVHEDKRTLVILPWELQRNTEYEFQVRARPREDTGYYGFWSEWSSRLTLKTSPAAVTQRAGMGWMLFFIVAMVITASITTFLAKQQSLWKKIACIPDPSAFFKPLYLMYNGDFKKWVGTSHMKMTIDLFEWEIVPSEVLEVFSMRPSSCTSQEEIKELKNDLPCKPCVSCLTTPLQDSLLSSVNSSSVTQDRSYGHLSIDTVTVADEFTPCNCQCNCNRMYREQKHNGDEDSAGENGYPKVNIDDEDRRPSSALHLSDLSSQDRILASGSMSTDHLRTTSAPGHQKVEEAVERGMGSILEVLCLHPNQWDLENPASLPSPDGESVSYSEGSCDFFHRSARPGDSYPMICLDLDTIDSGFVDSDCGSPVDCEFEQNSQTNCGSVPLEQEGEDFPRSYVKQWISCHADSPASGTQTN; the protein is encoded by the exons gaCATCCAATCAGAACCAAAATGAGGAACAAACTATGGCTCCAGagtatttccttcttccttttattcCAGTGCA CCACGTGTCATGAAAACCTCACTTGTTTTGTGGACTATGTGCAGACCCTGTCCTGCCTCCTGAGGAATGACCTGGGTGCCAGTTTGTACAACATCACTGCTACATG GGTTGATGAGGACAATCCAGAAAACACTGTGGCAGCCTGCAGTCTCCTGGAATTGTCCAGGAGCACCAACCACACAGAATACATTTGTACTGTGGACATGACTGAACTGCTGGCAGACATCAAAGTCCAGGTGGATGTCACAGAGATAGCTGACAGGCAGCACATGATTTCCAGAAGTTTTTATATGAGAGAAAACA TCAGACCACAGCCTCCGTTCAATCTGACTGCTGTGTTCACAGAAGGTTACAATATTTCTTGGGAAACCATCTACCAGAATCctcttttctactttttgaaTGAGGAGCTGGAATATCAGCTGCGTTATAAGAGAAGGGTTGACACCTGGGAG ACTCAGAAGATTAAGTCTGTCCATGAAGACAAACGGACACTGGTGATCCTGCCGTGGGAACTCCAGAGGAACACTGAGTATGAATTCCAAGTGAGAGCCAGACCCCGAGAAGACACTGGCTACTATGGATTTTGGAGTGAATGGAGCTCCCGGCTGACACTGAAAACCAGCCCTGCTG CTGTGACACAGAGAGCAGGCATGGGATGGAtgctgttttttattgttgCCATGGTGATCACTGCCTCAATCACAACCTTTCTGGCCAAGCAACAGAG cttgtGGAAGAAGATCGCCTGCATCCCAGATCCATCTGCCTTTTTCAAACCACTTTACCTGATGTATAACGGAGATTTCAAG AAGTGGGTTGGTACATCCCATATGAAAATGACCATTGATTTATTTGAATGGGAAATAGTCCCTTCAGAAGTCCTGGAAGTTTTCAGCATGCGTCCTTCCAGCTGCACCTCACAGGAGGAGATAAAGGAGTTGAAAAATGATCTGCCTTGCAAGCCTTGTGTGTCCTGCCTGACCACCCCACTCCAGGACAGTCTCCTGTCAAGTGtgaacagcagcagtgtgacTCAGGACCGCTCATATGGACATTTGTCCATTGACACTGTGACAGTGGCCGATGAATTCACACCTTGTAACTGCCAGTGCAATTGTAACCGCATGTACAGGGAACAAAAGCATAATGGTGATGAAGATAGTGCTGGAGAAAATGGTTACCCCAAAGTTAACATTGATGATGAAGACAGAAGGCCATCCAGTGCTTTGCATCTGTCTGACCTGAGCTCACAGGACAGAATTCTGGCCTCAGGCTCTATGTCCACAGATCACCTGAGGACTACAAGTGCCCCAGGCCACCAGAAAGTTGAAGAGGCTGTGGAAAGAGGGATGGGGAGCATCCTAGAAGTCCTTTGCTTGCATCCTAATCAGTGGGATTTGGAAAATCCAGCTTCCCTACCTTCGCCTGATGGTGAAAGCGTGTCCTACAGTGAAGGATCCTGTGACTTTTTCCATCGCAGTGCAAGGCCTGGTGACAGTTACCCCATGATCTGCCTAGATTTGGACACTATTGACAGCGGCTTTGTGGACTCGGACTGTGGGAGTCCAGTTGACTGTGAATTTGAGCAAAATAGCCAGACCAACTGTGGTTCCGTTCCTCTTGAGCAGGAGGGAGAGGACTTTCCACGGAGCTATGTCAAGCAGTGGATCTCCTGCCATGCTGACAGCCCTGCCAGTGGGACTCAGACAAACTGA
- the LOC104913392 gene encoding interleukin-9 receptor-like, protein MGRNVQQTGLQLCITAVLLLGEGRGRDFPGSLSCLNNYVTTVSCTWAPEEPVGDGPFHLHFTNLWSKGQNASCQLTARDSMRDQYHCTMHLARQILETDGYRVSLQGNFYGSNHTYITFQEYSPRQHIKLDPPLNIQSNVTANKCQIWWTVPSYLDEILQYQLQYKEYSTSWETAQNKTPPSSLPQIEIEGTEFRSGISYIARVRCKISEIEDSYHSQWSDWSQTTVFQREGSSELSENHFDTRTFEFLIIPLSFGTLLYLFWNCKLSSRAKVLSCLNIPTPAAFFQPLYNLHNGNFKDWVGPNEACSQLKREEASNSNKVAADEVSELNIQELISQISLKPMESTNLAAEEEIIAFASGPSQQLVPSRCVRGEEIEVRPAVLVNQNHANDTIGLKISEKIKANLESSSMGRSYPSHLQPGKSDCLMLQESLEMASVSFSSSDYCTLCDSDTTEGLIPAELLKLSDGNGLVKCENDQNDLP, encoded by the exons ATGGGGCGAAATGTGCAGCAGACGGGCCTTCAACTGTGCAttactgctgtgctgctccttggTGAAGGACGAGGGAGAG ATTTCCCTGGCAGTCTGAGCTGCCTGAATAACTACGTGACTACTGTGAGCTGCACGTGGGCACCAGAGGAGCCTGTGGGTGATGGACCTTTCCATCTGCATTTCACAAA cctctGGTCAAAGGGCCAAAATGCCAGCTGCCAGCTGACTGCCAGAGACAGCATGCGGGATCAGTACCACTGCACGATGCACTTAGCAAGACAGATCTTGGAAACAGATGGTTACAGAGTCTCTCTCCAAGGCAACTTCTATGGAAGCAATCACACATACATTACCTTTCAGGAGTACAGTCCCCGCCAGCACA TAAAACTTGATCCACCTTTGAACATCCAGAGCAACGTTACTGCCAACAAGTGTCAGATATGGTGGACTGTGCCTTCCTACCTTGATGAAATTCTCCAGTACCAGTTGCAGTACAAGGAGTACAGCACGTCATGGGAG ACTGCACAGAACAAGACACCACCCAGTTCACTACCACAAATAGAAATTGAAGGCACAGAATTTCGCAGTGGCATCTCTTACATTGCACGAGTTCGCTGCAAAATTTCTGAAATTGAGGATTCATACCACAGTCAGTGGAGCGACTGGAGCCAGACAACAGTATTTCAAAGAGAAG GTTCATCCGAACTGTCTGAAAACCACTTTGATACCAGAACATTCGAGTTCTTGATCATTCCTCTGAGTTTTGGCACGCTACTCTATTTATTTTGGAACTGCAAGCTTTCCTCAAG GGCAAAAGTCCTCTCCTGCCTTAATATTCCCAcaccagctgctttctttcagcCACTCTATAATTTGCACAATGGTAATTTTAAG GACTGGGTTGGACCCAATGAGGCTTGTAGCCAACTCAAAAGAGAAGAGGCAAGCAACTCAAACAAAGTGGCTGCAGATGAAGTTTCTGAGCTAAACATCCAAGAACTGATTTCCCAGATTTCCTTGAAACCTATGGAAAGCACAAATTTGGCTGCTGAAGAAGAGATAATTGCCTTTGCCTCTGGTCCAAGCCAGCAGCTTGTCCCCAGCAGATGTGTAAGAGGAGAAGAGATAGAAGTCAGGCCAGCAGTGCTGGTAAACCAAAACCATGCTAATGATACAATTGGCctgaaaatctctgaaaaaattAAAGCCAACCTTGAGAGCTCTAGCATGGGAAGGAGTTATCCCTCCCACTTACAGCCTGGAAAGAGCGACTGCCTTATGCTTCAGGAATCTTTGGAGATGGCAAGTGTGTCATTCAGCAGTAGTGACTATTGCACCTTGTGTGATAGTGATACCACTGAAGGTTTGATTCCTGCTGAACTATTGAAGCTCTCTGATGGAAATGGTCTGGTCAAATGTGAGAATGATCAGAATGACCTTCCCTGA
- the IL21R gene encoding interleukin-21 receptor isoform X2, whose protein sequence is MRNKLWLQSISFFLLFQCTTCHENLTCFVDYVQTLSCLLRNDLGASLYNITATWVDEDNPENTVAACSLLELSRSTNHTEYICTVDMTELLADIKVQVDVTEIADRQHMISRSFYMRENIRPQPPFNLTAVFTEGYNISWETIYQNPLFYFLNEELEYQLRYKRRVDTWETQKIKSVHEDKRTLVILPWELQRNTEYEFQVRARPREDTGYYGFWSEWSSRLTLKTSPAAVTQRAGMGWMLFFIVAMVITASITTFLAKQQSLWKKIACIPDPSAFFKPLYLMYNGDFKKWVGTSHMKMTIDLFEWEIVPSEVLEVFSMRPSSCTSQEEIKELKNDLPCKPCVSCLTTPLQDSLLSSVNSSSVTQDRSYGHLSIDTVTVADEFTPCNCQCNCNRMYREQKHNGDEDSAGENGYPKVNIDDEDRRPSSALHLSDLSSQDRILASGSMSTDHLRTTSAPGHQKVEEAVERGMGSILEVLCLHPNQWDLENPASLPSPDGESVSYSEGSCDFFHRSARPGDSYPMICLDLDTIDSGFVDSDCGSPVDCEFEQNSQTNCGSVPLEQEGEDFPRSYVKQWISCHADSPASGTQTN, encoded by the exons ATGAGGAACAAACTATGGCTCCAGagtatttccttcttccttttattcCAGTGCA CCACGTGTCATGAAAACCTCACTTGTTTTGTGGACTATGTGCAGACCCTGTCCTGCCTCCTGAGGAATGACCTGGGTGCCAGTTTGTACAACATCACTGCTACATG GGTTGATGAGGACAATCCAGAAAACACTGTGGCAGCCTGCAGTCTCCTGGAATTGTCCAGGAGCACCAACCACACAGAATACATTTGTACTGTGGACATGACTGAACTGCTGGCAGACATCAAAGTCCAGGTGGATGTCACAGAGATAGCTGACAGGCAGCACATGATTTCCAGAAGTTTTTATATGAGAGAAAACA TCAGACCACAGCCTCCGTTCAATCTGACTGCTGTGTTCACAGAAGGTTACAATATTTCTTGGGAAACCATCTACCAGAATCctcttttctactttttgaaTGAGGAGCTGGAATATCAGCTGCGTTATAAGAGAAGGGTTGACACCTGGGAG ACTCAGAAGATTAAGTCTGTCCATGAAGACAAACGGACACTGGTGATCCTGCCGTGGGAACTCCAGAGGAACACTGAGTATGAATTCCAAGTGAGAGCCAGACCCCGAGAAGACACTGGCTACTATGGATTTTGGAGTGAATGGAGCTCCCGGCTGACACTGAAAACCAGCCCTGCTG CTGTGACACAGAGAGCAGGCATGGGATGGAtgctgttttttattgttgCCATGGTGATCACTGCCTCAATCACAACCTTTCTGGCCAAGCAACAGAG cttgtGGAAGAAGATCGCCTGCATCCCAGATCCATCTGCCTTTTTCAAACCACTTTACCTGATGTATAACGGAGATTTCAAG AAGTGGGTTGGTACATCCCATATGAAAATGACCATTGATTTATTTGAATGGGAAATAGTCCCTTCAGAAGTCCTGGAAGTTTTCAGCATGCGTCCTTCCAGCTGCACCTCACAGGAGGAGATAAAGGAGTTGAAAAATGATCTGCCTTGCAAGCCTTGTGTGTCCTGCCTGACCACCCCACTCCAGGACAGTCTCCTGTCAAGTGtgaacagcagcagtgtgacTCAGGACCGCTCATATGGACATTTGTCCATTGACACTGTGACAGTGGCCGATGAATTCACACCTTGTAACTGCCAGTGCAATTGTAACCGCATGTACAGGGAACAAAAGCATAATGGTGATGAAGATAGTGCTGGAGAAAATGGTTACCCCAAAGTTAACATTGATGATGAAGACAGAAGGCCATCCAGTGCTTTGCATCTGTCTGACCTGAGCTCACAGGACAGAATTCTGGCCTCAGGCTCTATGTCCACAGATCACCTGAGGACTACAAGTGCCCCAGGCCACCAGAAAGTTGAAGAGGCTGTGGAAAGAGGGATGGGGAGCATCCTAGAAGTCCTTTGCTTGCATCCTAATCAGTGGGATTTGGAAAATCCAGCTTCCCTACCTTCGCCTGATGGTGAAAGCGTGTCCTACAGTGAAGGATCCTGTGACTTTTTCCATCGCAGTGCAAGGCCTGGTGACAGTTACCCCATGATCTGCCTAGATTTGGACACTATTGACAGCGGCTTTGTGGACTCGGACTGTGGGAGTCCAGTTGACTGTGAATTTGAGCAAAATAGCCAGACCAACTGTGGTTCCGTTCCTCTTGAGCAGGAGGGAGAGGACTTTCCACGGAGCTATGTCAAGCAGTGGATCTCCTGCCATGCTGACAGCCCTGCCAGTGGGACTCAGACAAACTGA